CTATAAATTGTATTAAAATgtcttaatattatatatggataTGCTGTTTAGTCATTGAATACTCACAAGTTACGCTATCGCACATGTTTCCTCAAGATTAGGACACGTTTGGATGCTTGAagtatgttaaaattttatgaataatagtaaaataattcgaataaatatgttttgttagattttgaaaaacgagagaaatttttttgaataaaaatatattttaaaatttgtctgTATTGTAATTCGTGAACATGAATAAATCAGATTATTCACTCATAAGAAAATATTGTcctttaaaataagaaatgatattcatTCATATTCActagaaaaaatctacacaacctccacacaccacacctttttaaaataagaagGGAAGGGCTTCATAGCATGTTACTACATGCGACTTAGGAAAATCCTCTTTTAATCaggagctttgctacacaacctcaaccacactccacattccataatttttaaaatttttaaaatttaaatttttttttgagtttattccttttaaattattttaaattttctattcattattcatataataaatatttgataaaagaaaaaaataataaaattaaaaataatgtggagtgtggagtgttaaaaggttgtgaagattttttgtttaatcaGAATAaaaactcgtttgtttttataatttcttttaatttatcctctcttatctaatttaattattataattatttttaaaattcttatataaaataaaataaataatctaattattttaaaatttttaaaataatattttattttatttttaatttaattcacaatttatttaatttcattttatctcatttgcaaaaaacttaaaacttttggCTCGAAGATGGTCCAGATTGGATTAAAAACGTTATTCATCTGAAAAAGCAATGTATTGATTGattattaatgatgaatgaagttaagattatttaaaaaataaaaaaaacctactAACTATTCTTTATCTCCCACAagtacaaataaattaaagaaattttatttacagtttttatttgaaaattacatatataaatcttttattaaatgaaaaaaaaatatcattttaggaagaatagttttgtaattttaaaagatttaaaaataaaattacctaaattagtattgtaatttttaaatagagattgtatctaatattacttaaTAAACTATATCAGTACTGTTCCTTTCTTTACGTAGTTTGTTTTGGATACTATGGTGATCAAAGAGATTGTACGTAGCAATTATCTCGAAACAATAGATCAACACATATTGATTTCCAAATATTCGTTTCAATGGCCACATCAGAATTATTACCAGAACTACGAAACcaaataatgatttatatatgtaagtttcaaaaagtattaaaaaaaatattttattagggaaattcatttttttataaaaaaatttgtgcaaagaaaaatcatacttagaaaaatactatttaaaaatatttatatttaaatagaatgataaaaaaaataaattacatattgatatatgacgtaaagataataattaatatttctcttatacaAAGCTCATCTCAAACCAAATATTAACGagatctattaattttttataaaaaaaattaaatttattttaatttatttcatgtatttcaatctaaaaaattcaactcatatATGCcaacctaaaaaaattaaacacaacagacttcaaatcatctcaacGTTCCAATAAAGCCTGCTCTGTATTAACATTGCTCAACAAAAATGAGAGGAGGTAGGGAGGGTGGTAAGAGGTCAAAAATCTACTTTCACTGTTTTTTGAGTTTcaactcatttgtttttataatttaatttaatttatttaattattataatttttttaaatttttacataaaataaaaaaattcaaattttttaaattttaaaataaaaataatattaaaaaaatatattataacaatattttatttaacttttaactttaattcaattcaacttatcttatctcatctcgtatgtaaaaacaaatgagaccttaACTCACTAatactttcttttaaaatttcatttattttcacaaaacttttcattttatctcatctaattattataatttttttaaatttttacataaaacaaaataaataatttaatttttttaaattttaaataaaaactaatattaaataaaaatattttaatttctttatatttttcaaaaaattctatttataattctCATTTAGAAATTGTATCTAcaaatcttttattaaatgaaaaaaattatcattttaagagaaataattttataattttaaaaataaaattatttaaacttatattataatttttaaataaaaattatatttaatattattcttaatttttatttcaattcttttcatgtaaaaataaattaagcctAAGCGCGTGTGCCGCTGCTCCCTAAATAAAGCCCTGGTGTCCTGCAGATGACCCCGTAGGAGACAACACAAACCAAAAAGTGCCCACTTTTCAAGCACGTAAGGGCACGAAGGAAAGtttctctgctctctctctctctctctcttcattcagtttcagtttcactTTCAACAGTCCACACTCCTCCACAGTGTATAAACAGCTCCATCTGCTACACAGCGCGACATAATTCGTGGCTAGAAAATACACATCCCAATAATGAACGACGCTCTGTCTATGATCTTTcagagatttattttttgacctctGTTGTACGTATTTCTGAAGATTTCTCGCTTCCCATTTTTGGCTTCATTTTCTTCAGAGATAATAAACGTCCATCTCTGTTCAGTGGTGAAAAGGAAAGGAGGAATTACTGTAGTGGGGTTATGGGGTTGCTGCTGTGAAGTCTGAACCACCATTCACTTTGCTCATACTGTTCCATCCTTCCTAATACACCCTCATCCTCCCCCTCACCCACCATTGTAGACCCcctctttctctatctctctccgTGAAATAAAACATTCTCTTGCTTCTCCAATCCCCTTGCACTCTTTTTTTAGGGGTTCGGCCTTCGCGCTTTCTTGAACTATCCATTCGAGTCTGGGCTCCCAACTTTCCAACCACGTTTTTGTCACATCCTTGTTTCCCTCTCTCTGTGCAACACCTTCAATCAAGAAATACCTTCGTCTCTCTTACTTAGCAATCAAGAGTACAGATAATCTGTGGGTGTGCACGCATCTAGAATCAAGCTTTTCTATCTGAACTGCCATCCGGAACAGtcttttctttccctccatCTCTGTCTACTTAATCCATCAAAGCACAGTTATTCTACTCCTTCCTTCTCGCTGTCTCGCTCACCTAGTCAAGGCAGTCCCACCAACAACACTACATTCTTTTGCTTCTTTAACTCTGCAAGTGAGTAAAATGCCAaccgccgccgccgccgccgtTCTCCTCCTCACCCTCTTCTCCACCGCCAGTGCTACAACGCCTTCCAACTTATCTCGGAGGAGACACCACCGCCACCTCCTTCACCAGCCCTTTTTCCCTCCTCTGGACTCCTTCCCTCCAACCCAACCCCCTTCCTCCTCTCCCTATTCGCAGCCACAACTACAACAACCAAAACtccctttctcttcctcttcatcttcttcctccaccCCACCAAAATCTTTCTTCCCATCCTACCCCTCTCCACCGCCTCCTCCCTCCCAAACTAGCCTTGCAACCTTTCCAGCTAACATCTCCGAGCTCCTCCTACCTCACCCCTCCCCCTCCTCTATCTCCGACCGCCACCTCATCGCCATCTTCGTCTCCGTCTCTCTCCTTATCGTCGCTCTCTTCTCCGCCATTTCCGCTTTCCTCTACTGCCGCAAACACGCATTCTTCACCACTACCGCCAACGTCATGGATAAGACCCCTCACTCCGACAACCTCCGCTTGTACCCGCCCAACATCGCCACCTCTGATGGTAGCTACAAGCATCCTCACTCGGGTTCATCCAACACCAGCTCCGAATTTCTCTACATTGGTACCTTAGCTAATTCCCATGGAGTCTACGACGAAGATATAGCGAATTCAAGCAATGTTGGCGTCTCGGCCACGACCCAGTACCTAAAACTTGGTTCACCGGAGCTCAAGCCGCTTCCGCCGCTTCCAAAGCACAGCTTTAAGCAGAGATATGGAAATTCTGAATTGGGCTCCTCTGAGAATCGGGAAAATAACGAAGAaggggaggaagaagaagaattcttTTCTCCTAGAGGGTCTTCCGGCCGAAAAGATAGTCCCGTTCATATAGGATCGAGCCCCCAAAGATTGTTTAACGCTGAAAATTTCGGAAGTAGAAGCTTCAATTCAAGAACTGCATCGGACCCGTGTTCGGATTCAGCTTCCCCAacgaattctttttttaattctgcGTCCCCAGCATTGAACTTGAGTACCACAAGCTTGAAATCGAAGTCCCCGGACTTCATGATTGGTTTCCCAGCTCCGGTTCCGGCTCGGCCAATAATGACATCAATGTCGTCTCTTTCTTCATCTACGTCTTCATCATCATCCGAGAGAGGTTCATGGAATACTCAGAATTCGCCGACAAGAAATTCAGATGTTTCAGAGCAGAGTAAGCGATGCCCATCAAGAACTGATAGTGTGCCGATAAAACTGCCTCCGCCGCCGCCTCCACTGCCACCTCCAAGGTTTTGGGAGGCTCCGGCCTCTCAGAAGCAGACCCGGGACCCGGACCTAGGGCCGCCAGTTCTTGTAACACCTACTGGGCCTGTTCTGTTGCAAAATGTCGCAACTGAACAATTACAGAGCAACGGAACAGCAGAGAGAAATGAGGACACTCCGAGGCCAAAGTTGAAACCTTTACATTGGGATAAGGTTAGAGCGAGCTCTGATCGAGCTATGGTGTGGGATCAGCTGAAATCTAGCTCTTTCGAGTAAGATAATGACTTcctagttttttcctttttattagtGTTCAAAAGCCCTTTCGAtgattagtttttttgtttttgcattatTTGGATAATCAGAgtactctatattttttaaggTAACCTTGTGGATTTCTTAAAATTGTTGCTACTAGATGTTCCAGATTTTCCCCTCCCCCTGTCCCACCATTAATAATGCACTCTTTTGCTTGTTCGAGGAAGCAATTATGTCGTTCTCTAAAGTTTGTAGAATCTTGTTTTGGTTGCAGACTGAATGAAGAAATGATTGAGGCACtttttatgatcaataataGCAATAATACGAATATGACCCTGAAAGATGGTGGGAGGCGTGTGATTCTCCCTTCGCCAAACCTGGAGAATCGGGTGCTTGATCCAAAGAAGTCTCAGAATATTGCGATTCTGTTGAGGGCACTAGATGTGACCATTGAGGAAGTCTGTGAAGCCCTTTTGGAAGGTAACTGATCAAATTTATTAAGTTTGTGTGAATTCATCGCAGTAACTATGATGTGCATTGCCAAAATAAAGAGTTCCTGTTCCTGTTAttacaaataacaaaaagaaaaactggaaGTCATTCCTGATTTAAAACTTTTGCTGCCATTCTAATTTCTGACTGTAATTTGTGTCTACCTACTGCCTGATCTTATAATATGAGGCATGTTTCGCTGCGCTTGTTATCTTGTGGCAATTTCAAAAACCATTTCAAGCTCAACGACTGTAGATATTCTTAATGTTGTGACCCACTCTTTTTTCATATCTATGGTCAATCGTTTTGGTTTGAACTGGTACATTTCGATATGTACCCTGCCTCTATGGAAACAGTAACTTTGGTCTTTTTATTACTGCATTGGCCCTTGGTGTATTTAATTACCTAGACCCTTTAAGAAAGCGCAAAATCTTGTTTTGCCTGTAACAATTGCAACGGAATGCATTGACGAATTGAAATGCTGTGCTTTATCTTTTTTACTAGGTAGTCAATGCTAGTAGCATAGTATTTTTGAGACAGTAAAATCAGATTATTATTGTGTCGATgcttttttcattaaaatcctTATTTGTTCATAATGTCATACTCATAGTACATCTTTTTCAACCATATATCATGTATTTTGTGCAGTTAATCCTGTCATTGAACTCGGGAGAAGGCTACAAAAGAGACTCTTTCTCTGTTTGTCTGCCTGGCTCAATAACATTAGCATGGCCACTCCCTTTGATCTGCttactctctctccctctccctctccttctctctctctctctctctctctctctctctctctctactgctatgcatttgtaattttataaccaTTAGTCACCCTAACAGTTGCAACCATGAATATTTTGAACCTTTCTACCTGCAAGCAGGTAACTCTGATACTTTGGGTTCCGAACTTCTTGAAAGTTTATTAAAGATGGCtccttcaaaagaagaagagcGTAAACTAAAGGAGTTCAAAGATGAATCACCATTTAAGCTAGGCCCAGCCGAGAAATTTCTCAAGAAGGTGCTTGATATACCATTTGCATTCAAAAGGGTGGATGCAATGCTCTACATTGCCAATTTTGATTCAGAAGTTGAATACCTTCTAAGGTCTTTTGAAACTCTAGAGGTAAATCTTACGTTCTGGTATATGTATATCTAATTAGGTCATGCAATCTTGCTTTACATTTGATTGGAACATTTTGAAGTGGAAGCcttttgtgtgtatgtgtgtatatatgttccATTATGGTCCTTGATGCTCTCCTTAACCTTATTCCTTTCTTATCCCAAAATACATATACCTTTCTCTCATGAGTGGTGAGCACAAGGTAGGAGCTCACTTTACATGATCAAAGTTGAACATTAAGAAAAGGAATATTttgaggttctctctctctctctctctctctctctctctgtgaaacGTGTTTAAAGCCAATCCATTTCGACAAAGAAAGCTTATGAGATAGTCCAGTGATTCCTCCATTATTCCAGTCTATTTTCCCCTGCATTTATGGTAGTCAAATGATTTCCTGACCTACATTATGATGATGCAGCCAATATAATAATTGACATATGGTAGTCAAATGATTTCCTGACCTACATTATGATGATGCAGCCAATATAATAATTGACATCGAGAACAACACTTGGCCAAATGCTCATGAGCATCTTGCCATGTACTTTTATTAAAGAATCTCTCAAATGGTATCCACCAAATATTTTATCCTCCTCCTGCTGCTGCCTTTctgaaatgaataatttttacaTGACTTTGTACCTGAGTTATGATTACTCCAATTTTTAGTCGTGAGGAAAAAAACGAAGGAAATATCATTGATCAAAGTTGCATAGCATTTAGGACACAGGTATAGCTTCATAATTGTGTAAAGAAAGTTGGACATGACTCCTGGTAATTAATGCGGCTTTCCGCATTTAGCATTGAAAGGTTGGATGTTAGGGCAAGAACAGCATTTTCTATTGAGCAGATCAAAGTAAAAATGGAATAACAAAGCGTAGAACTacttataaatttaaatctttttgCAGAATGCAATGACTGGTTTGATATtgaaatcactattctcttaaaaatattgatagtGCCCAGAATAGCAGTGACCATTCAAGTCCCAGTGCTTTGGTAATTGAGTAATATGGTGGAAAAGGCAAAGCCATCTCAACAAGGCTTTATTCCAACTATTTGAGCGgctatattttgaattttctcctTTAACATAGTATAGAGCCGCATTTTTGGGCCAGCGCAGGATTGTCCTTAGTCTTGCACCTGGCCAAATTAACATGCTTGATTTTTTCGCTTCTTGTTTCTGGGTGCTGGTGCACAAGGCAGTGTAGGAAAAATGTGACGTTATGTACAGTTGTCAGAAAAATTACCCTTTTTTATTGATGAATCTAGTTGCTGAACTCCTTTCCCTCTTGCACTTATATAGCTTCTTAGTTCTTGCAATTCTAGTGTAATTGTGAAGGCATACATGTACTAGCTGTTGTTCACACTTCTCCATTTCTCACAGGTAGGTTGTGAAGAATTGAGAAACAGCAGAATGTTCCTGAAGCTTCTTGAGGCTGTGCTCAAAACTGGGAACCGCATGAATGTTGGCACCAACCGTGGTGATGCCCATGCGTTCAAGCTGGACACTCTTCTCAAGCTTGTTGATGTTAAGGGTACTGACGGAAAAACCACTCTACTGCATTTTGTTGTACAGGAAATCATTAGAGCTGAAGGTTCTAGTCTTTCCAGTACCATTCAAAGTGAACCGACTAAGAAAAATCAGCAATCTGCTTTCCGGGATGATATTGAATGTAGGAAGCTTGGCTTGCAAGTTGTTTCGGGTTTGAGTGGAGAGCTCACCAATGTGAAGAAAGCTGCTACAATGGATTCAGATGTGCTCAGCAGCGAAGTTGCAAAGCTTGCTGGAGGAATCACGAAAATATCTGAAGTCCTGAAATTAAATGAAGAAATTTCATTGAAGCAGACTAGCCGGAGATTTTCAGAGTCAATGCATGGGTTCTTGAAGAAGGCTGGGGAAGAGATTCTAAAGATCCAAGCCGAAGAGAAAGTTGCTTTCTCTCTTGTGAAGGAAATAACTGAATATTTCCACGGGAACTCAGCTAAAGAAGAAGCTCATCCATTTCGGATCTTCACGGTGGTGAGAGATTTTCTTTCAATTCTTGATGGGGTATGCAGGGAAGTTGGCAAGGTTAATGAGAGAACTATCATCGGCTCAGCCCGCCAATTTCCTGCACCTGCGAATCCATCCCTTCCACAGGCATTTTCTGGGTTTAATGGAAGGCAGCATTATGATTCCTCGGATGATGAGAGTTCATCCTCATCATAGCACTTGATATCAATGCCACTTTCTGCCCTTTTTGGCATTTGCAGAGGGAGCTTCTGGGTAGAGCCTGCCTGAAAGTCAAGTATATCATCTGTGCTCATGTTTGGTACTTGGATATACTCAATAGGATTTTGGGACTGCTTATCCTAGGTGTAATATAGAAGGGATTGCCTCCTGAAGATAACAAGGTAGTTTTGCCATACTAGCcagattttattttgtaaatctGTTGAATATTTGAAGTTGCTCAGTGAGAGTTGTTCGTGACAAGTGATTGATTAGCTCTGCGTCACATTCTCTCACTCGTCTTTGTGTAATTGATCTTTGTGTCCCTGACAATTGAGGGCACTCCTCGGGTTAACCTCCTGTACTTGCAAAAGGCCCCGAGCAATGTGAAATAGGATGTTTGCTACAATCATAGATTCACAAAGACAAGCCAAAATCATCCGTCTTGTATTGATTGAAGTATTCCAAGCGAGTGGGAGAGAGTAGATGTGCTTGTGCACATCAAGAAAGAGACATTTGcttaaacaaaaatcaaaatttccaTACGGTTTCCGTTTTACACATTAAGCTGAGatgggacaaaaaaaaaaaaaacgttttggtcacaaataggttatatagaaataaatttataaattatgtgaCTAGATGTTGtacgtcatattataaaattatttttattataaaatagatttaatagattatataaaattatatcagtttataagtttattttcatgtactCTTTTTGTACGGaacacttctaaaaaaaaatgtttttcacaAGAAAAGTTTGTACTGTGTAACATTCCCATCAGAAATCTTTATTATTTCGCATATGcttacctaattttttttagcataattACTGTTATTATCGTAAAATTTTATCTAccatattctttattttattttcttttattgtcttTGATTAAGTTATGggacaaaacataaataattcaactaaaaataatgaagataatgATTAGAATTATCATAATTCTAGAAGAGCTAATTTAGCAATAGGGCCTCACCGAAACCCAATAACAAGGCCTAAAAACCAATCTGGAGGCCCAACCGAGGGGAAGAGAGGAACACGTCTTCGTCGTCGTCTTCTCGTCGCTATATTGCTTCTTCACCATATTAGCGACGTTAGGGCTTATTGCAGCGCACAGAGAAAACTCTCGCTCTCGCTCAGATAATCAAACGGGTGCGTTGTTGATCCTTTATCTCGTTCAATGTTCTTGTGCTTTTAGTTTTTGCGTACAAATTGagctcttttattttgtttgcatGGTTACTCATGAATTAGGGAGCTGGTTTCAGGACTGTTCCGTTAGGGTTGAAACCCATCTATCATAATTTTCTTATGAGTGCACTCTTTATTGTGGGTGATGCTATCAATGGGGATTTTGTTAAATAAAGTACTTTGCTTTGTTGATTCTTTGGTTTGCGTTGGGTTCTAACTCTTCAAAATCCTCGTTTCACGCACTTtcacatattttgaaaatcatcTAAACTCAATGGGTGATTTCTGTtcttttcttgttgtttttaAGCTCTTtgggtttttcttgttttgctgTGTTACGATCCCAtatcgactaagtatgagattgattGGTGATTTATAAGCCCCTAGACACCCTTCCATTATAAGCCGGTTTTCAAGAAtaagttctacctagtgggttcataacaaatggtatcagagccaccctACGTCTAAGGTTATGTTGCAACGGTTGCAATCGTGTGGCACGGGGGGTGATACTGGCACGACAGTGTTCGTCCGGGGCTAGAAAAGACCTAGCTCACAACCAGCCCGTGTGAGCACCGGGATTGCCATGGACGTCGGCTGCGGAGCGTGATCGTTGTTATAATCCCAtatcgactaagtatgagattaattgatggtttataagcccctatGCATCATTCCCTTATAAGCCAGTTTTCAAGGGTAAATTATACCTAGTGTATTCATAACAGTTGACTTGCAATGGTGCTTGGATGCAGATTTAAATCGATTATCGTTACTCATCAAGGGGATGATTTATGAGGATCCTTTTGGCGCACATGTAGTATGGAATAACGGTTTTAGAGGACATTGGGGTTCCTTGGTATCGCCAGAGTCTAGGGGGTTGGAATATTGAGCACTAACATTGAAAGATTTTAACATAGAAAGATTTTAAATCCAAGTATCCAACATAGAAAGATATCATGGATGAAAATCCTGCCATGCTTGTTTTGTAATTTCCTTTAACATATCAGCTATCAATCCTCTCCACCACATGCTAGTTATGCTATATTGGTTAAGTGGATGCattctttctctttattataTAATCAGGAAGAGAAGTTCAGATTCTAGAGAAACAAAATGAGTGGAGGAGGAGAGAAGGGTTCAGCGACCACAAAGACCCCCGGAGATTTCCTCAAATCAATTCGTGGGCGACCTGTTGTTGTTAAACTGAATTCTGGAGTTGATTATCGAGGTCAGTTActcttatttctcatttttcttaccTTATTTTGGCATGGTATGGTAAATGGTATAAGAAGA
This window of the Juglans regia cultivar Chandler chromosome 12, Walnut 2.0, whole genome shotgun sequence genome carries:
- the LOC109005057 gene encoding formin-like protein 1 is translated as MPTAAAAAVLLLTLFSTASATTPSNLSRRRHHRHLLHQPFFPPLDSFPPTQPPSSSPYSQPQLQQPKLPFSSSSSSSSTPPKSFFPSYPSPPPPPSQTSLATFPANISELLLPHPSPSSISDRHLIAIFVSVSLLIVALFSAISAFLYCRKHAFFTTTANVMDKTPHSDNLRLYPPNIATSDGSYKHPHSGSSNTSSEFLYIGTLANSHGVYDEDIANSSNVGVSATTQYLKLGSPELKPLPPLPKHSFKQRYGNSELGSSENRENNEEGEEEEEFFSPRGSSGRKDSPVHIGSSPQRLFNAENFGSRSFNSRTASDPCSDSASPTNSFFNSASPALNLSTTSLKSKSPDFMIGFPAPVPARPIMTSMSSLSSSTSSSSSERGSWNTQNSPTRNSDVSEQSKRCPSRTDSVPIKLPPPPPPLPPPRFWEAPASQKQTRDPDLGPPVLVTPTGPVLLQNVATEQLQSNGTAERNEDTPRPKLKPLHWDKVRASSDRAMVWDQLKSSSFELNEEMIEALFMINNSNNTNMTLKDGGRRVILPSPNLENRVLDPKKSQNIAILLRALDVTIEEVCEALLEGNSDTLGSELLESLLKMAPSKEEERKLKEFKDESPFKLGPAEKFLKKVLDIPFAFKRVDAMLYIANFDSEVEYLLRSFETLEVGCEELRNSRMFLKLLEAVLKTGNRMNVGTNRGDAHAFKLDTLLKLVDVKGTDGKTTLLHFVVQEIIRAEGSSLSSTIQSEPTKKNQQSAFRDDIECRKLGLQVVSGLSGELTNVKKAATMDSDVLSSEVAKLAGGITKISEVLKLNEEISLKQTSRRFSESMHGFLKKAGEEILKIQAEEKVAFSLVKEITEYFHGNSAKEEAHPFRIFTVVRDFLSILDGVCREVGKVNERTIIGSARQFPAPANPSLPQAFSGFNGRQHYDSSDDESSSSS